A portion of the Marinobacter alexandrii genome contains these proteins:
- a CDS encoding biotin--[acetyl-CoA-carboxylase] ligase: MHKIFAKPLFLGKKVVFLPQCHSTNSELVDIARNSHEPEGLVLYTDHQQKGKGQRGNIWIDEPEKNILMSILLRPKYISISEQFYLNIIAGLAIVDTLKVFLGDQVKLKWPNDVYVNDKKISGILIESNLRGNKLESAVVGIGLNVNQKNFALSTASSLHIQTGRIFDRKEIMESLLVFVEKWYLKFKNGSKKNILENYYQILMWRGEKRQFKSADGVFEGEITGIDENGNLKIKTAIEEAVFRIKEIEFIG; the protein is encoded by the coding sequence TTGCATAAAATCTTTGCCAAACCCTTATTCTTAGGTAAAAAAGTAGTTTTCCTGCCACAATGTCATTCTACCAACAGCGAGTTAGTAGACATTGCTCGTAATTCACATGAACCAGAAGGCCTTGTCTTATACACCGATCATCAGCAAAAGGGTAAGGGACAGAGAGGTAACATTTGGATTGATGAACCTGAAAAGAATATCCTTATGTCGATTTTGTTGCGACCTAAATACATTTCTATTTCAGAGCAATTCTATTTAAACATCATAGCCGGCTTAGCAATTGTGGATACTCTTAAAGTGTTTTTAGGCGATCAAGTGAAGCTTAAATGGCCTAATGATGTGTATGTGAACGATAAAAAAATTTCAGGAATTCTAATAGAAAGTAACCTAAGAGGAAACAAATTAGAGTCAGCGGTAGTCGGTATTGGATTGAACGTCAATCAAAAAAACTTTGCACTATCTACAGCCAGCTCACTGCATATTCAAACTGGTAGAATTTTTGACAGAAAGGAAATAATGGAATCGCTTTTAGTTTTTGTTGAAAAGTGGTATTTAAAGTTTAAAAATGGTTCGAAAAAAAATATTCTAGAAAATTATTATCAAATTTTGATGTGGAGAGGAGAGAAGAGGCAATTCAAATCTGCTGATGGCGTATTTGAAGGAGAAATTACAGGTATTGACGAGAATGGAAATTTAAAAATCAAAACAGCAATAGAGGAAGCCGTTTTTAGAATAAAAGAGATTGAATTTATAGGCTAA
- a CDS encoding sigma-70 family RNA polymerase sigma factor: MTHQIDNPVRRTYSEAKKVHVFDGEFMPHIDSMYNFAYRLTFDEDDAKDLVQDTYMKAYRFINSFQEGTNAKAWLYRILKNSFINDYRKKSKQPSKVDYQEVEQFYNSEDTPSNATVDLRMETTKDMIGDEISNALNSLAIDFRTVVILCDLEGFTYEEMAKILDIPIGTVRSRLHRARNLLREKLESYALSMGYN, from the coding sequence ATGACACACCAAATAGATAATCCAGTAAGAAGAACATATTCTGAGGCAAAAAAAGTGCATGTTTTTGATGGTGAATTTATGCCACACATAGATTCAATGTACAATTTTGCTTATCGATTAACTTTCGATGAAGATGATGCAAAAGATTTGGTTCAAGATACATATATGAAGGCTTACCGATTCATCAATTCGTTTCAGGAAGGAACTAATGCGAAAGCCTGGTTATATAGAATTCTTAAAAACAGCTTTATCAATGACTACCGCAAGAAAAGTAAGCAACCTTCTAAGGTAGATTATCAAGAGGTTGAGCAGTTTTATAATTCGGAAGACACACCAAGCAATGCAACAGTAGATCTTCGCATGGAGACTACCAAGGATATGATAGGTGATGAAATTAGCAATGCACTAAACTCATTAGCTATTGATTTTAGGACTGTAGTAATCTTATGCGATTTGGAAGGGTTTACATACGAGGAGATGGCTAAGATTCTAGACATTCCAATAGGAACAGTGAGGTCGAGACTTCATAGAGCCCGTAATCTGCTGAGAGAGAAGCTTGAATCTTATGCATTATCAATGGGATACAATTGA
- a CDS encoding UDP-2,3-diacylglucosamine diphosphatase: MNPELISSFKELPSNKKIYFASDFHLGAPNEQESLEREKKIVKWLQQISKDAAAIFLVGDLFDFWFEYKSTVPKGHVRFLGALAELKDLNIPIIIFAGNHDLWMSDYFPQELNIPVYHKPTSIEVNDIKLFIGHGDGLGPGDRRFKFIKRIFTNPIFRLMFQWLHPNLGVGVAKFWSSKSRDFSDQKDQPFNLDSERLYQFCKKTEELDHHDIYIFGHRHLPLQLKISDNSVYYNLGEWINHCTYLEFDGNEASLKSFNP; this comes from the coding sequence GTGAATCCTGAGCTTATCAGTTCATTTAAGGAGTTACCATCAAATAAGAAGATTTACTTCGCGAGTGATTTTCATCTTGGAGCTCCGAACGAACAAGAGAGCCTAGAACGAGAAAAGAAAATAGTAAAATGGCTGCAGCAGATATCTAAAGATGCTGCAGCTATTTTTTTGGTGGGTGACCTGTTCGATTTCTGGTTTGAATACAAATCAACTGTCCCTAAGGGGCATGTAAGGTTTTTGGGGGCCTTGGCTGAGCTTAAAGATCTAAATATTCCTATCATCATATTTGCAGGCAATCATGATTTATGGATGTCTGACTACTTCCCTCAGGAACTTAACATACCAGTCTATCACAAGCCAACCTCTATTGAGGTTAATGATATCAAATTGTTTATAGGTCATGGAGATGGACTTGGACCTGGAGATCGCCGCTTCAAATTCATCAAGAGAATATTTACAAACCCCATATTTCGATTGATGTTTCAGTGGCTTCATCCAAATTTGGGTGTTGGAGTAGCAAAATTTTGGAGTAGCAAAAGTAGAGACTTCAGCGACCAAAAAGATCAACCATTTAATCTTGATTCTGAAAGACTGTATCAGTTCTGTAAGAAAACTGAAGAATTGGATCATCATGACATTTACATATTTGGACACAGACATCTTCCATTACAATTGAAAATTAGTGACAACTCCGTATACTATAACTTAGGTGAATGGATCAATCATTGTACATATCTTGAATTCGATGGTAATGAAGCTAGTCTTAAAAGTTTTAATCCTTAG
- the ftsH gene encoding ATP-dependent zinc metalloprotease FtsH, protein MPDKKRKDTPKPRPGFQGWLIGGLLALVIGLTVFSNDSSTVTTTFRSFEKMVRSNDVQKVLLIKNQDFIEITLKPEALSNTKYKIELEQNKSILSSGTGPHYKVEIVSIEKFVRDYEELMSDLPEDQRFDYKIEERGDYTSIFFNWGFLILLIFGFWFLMRRMTGGGGPGGQIFNIGKSRASLFDAENKVKITFADAAGLEEAKEEIKEIVEFLRNPGKFTKLGGKIPKGALLVGPPGTGKTLLAKAVAGEAGVPFFTLSGSDFVEMFVGVGAARVRDLFKQAKEKAPCIVFIDEIDAIGRSRGRGQMPGSNDERENTLNSLLVEMDGFSTDAGVIILAATNRPDVLDSALLRPGRFDRQISIDKPDIVGREAIFKVHIKPIQLSKDVDSRKLAAQTPGFAGAEIANVCNEAALIAARKDKSKVDMTDFHDAIDRVIGGLEKKNKIISPEEKKIVAYHEAGHAVAGWFLEHADPLVKVSIVPRGVAALGYAQYLPKEQFLYQTEQLMDEMCMALGGRVAEDIIFGKISTGALSDLERITKLAYSIVTVYGMNDKIGNVSFHDSKQSDYNFTKPYSDATAELIDKEVKALIDKAYARTKELLLSKKDELEILAKELLKREIIFQSDLEGLIGKRPFKAQTTYDAFTNGTTDEEEEEKKKNKEEEGLDKVKSEVKEAVESEESSTAEENK, encoded by the coding sequence ATGCCCGATAAGAAAAGAAAAGATACGCCTAAACCAAGACCTGGATTCCAGGGATGGCTCATTGGAGGATTACTTGCACTTGTAATTGGATTAACTGTTTTTTCAAATGACAGTAGTACGGTAACTACTACTTTTCGGTCTTTTGAGAAGATGGTGAGATCAAACGATGTGCAAAAAGTATTGCTAATTAAAAATCAGGATTTTATAGAGATTACTCTGAAGCCTGAAGCACTAAGCAATACGAAATATAAAATTGAGCTTGAACAAAATAAAAGCATCTTAAGCTCAGGAACAGGCCCTCATTATAAAGTAGAGATCGTAAGTATTGAAAAATTCGTACGGGACTATGAGGAGTTAATGTCTGATTTACCTGAAGATCAACGTTTCGATTACAAGATTGAAGAGCGTGGGGATTACACTAGCATTTTCTTCAATTGGGGATTCCTAATCTTACTCATATTCGGATTTTGGTTCTTGATGAGAAGAATGACTGGAGGAGGGGGCCCTGGTGGGCAAATCTTCAATATTGGGAAATCAAGAGCATCTCTTTTTGATGCTGAAAATAAAGTTAAGATAACTTTTGCTGATGCAGCAGGTTTGGAAGAAGCAAAAGAAGAAATCAAAGAGATCGTTGAGTTCCTTCGAAATCCTGGAAAATTCACAAAACTTGGAGGTAAGATTCCAAAAGGGGCATTGTTAGTTGGCCCTCCTGGTACAGGGAAAACTTTGCTAGCCAAGGCAGTAGCCGGGGAAGCAGGAGTTCCATTCTTTACTCTTTCAGGATCAGACTTTGTTGAAATGTTTGTGGGGGTTGGTGCGGCTCGAGTAAGAGATTTGTTTAAGCAGGCCAAAGAAAAAGCTCCTTGTATTGTTTTTATTGATGAAATAGATGCGATAGGACGATCTAGAGGAAGAGGACAGATGCCTGGATCAAATGATGAGCGAGAGAATACTTTGAACTCATTGTTAGTAGAAATGGATGGTTTTTCTACAGATGCAGGTGTCATTATTCTAGCAGCTACGAACAGACCTGATGTTCTTGACTCAGCCTTATTGAGACCAGGACGTTTTGATAGACAAATAAGTATTGATAAGCCAGATATTGTAGGTAGAGAAGCAATATTCAAAGTACATATCAAGCCAATTCAATTGTCTAAAGACGTAGATTCCAGGAAATTGGCTGCCCAGACGCCAGGTTTTGCCGGAGCTGAAATTGCAAATGTCTGTAACGAAGCAGCATTGATTGCCGCCAGAAAAGATAAGTCAAAAGTAGACATGACAGACTTTCATGATGCGATAGATCGAGTAATCGGAGGTCTGGAGAAAAAGAATAAAATTATTTCCCCTGAAGAGAAAAAGATTGTTGCTTACCATGAGGCTGGACATGCGGTTGCCGGCTGGTTTCTAGAGCACGCTGATCCATTGGTTAAGGTAAGTATTGTCCCTCGTGGTGTAGCTGCATTGGGATATGCTCAATATCTTCCAAAGGAACAGTTCTTGTATCAGACAGAACAATTGATGGATGAGATGTGTATGGCACTTGGAGGTAGAGTTGCTGAAGATATCATATTCGGGAAAATATCTACAGGTGCTCTCAGTGATCTGGAACGAATTACAAAGCTTGCGTATAGTATTGTTACAGTGTACGGAATGAATGACAAGATTGGTAACGTGTCTTTCCACGATTCAAAACAATCTGATTATAATTTCACTAAACCGTACTCTGATGCTACCGCTGAGCTTATAGACAAAGAAGTGAAAGCTTTAATTGACAAAGCTTACGCCCGCACTAAAGAGCTCTTATTGTCCAAGAAGGATGAGCTTGAAATTCTTGCCAAAGAATTATTGAAAAGAGAAATCATTTTCCAATCAGATTTGGAAGGCTTAATTGGTAAGCGTCCATTCAAAGCTCAAACTACTTATGATGCCTTCACCAATGGCACTACTGATGAGGAAGAAGAAGAAAAGAAGAAGAATAAAGAAGAAGAAGGTTTAGACAAGGTAAAGAGCGAGGTAAAAGAGGCAGTGGAAAGTGAAGAATCTTCTACCGCTGAAGAAAATAAATAA
- the gmk gene encoding guanylate kinase yields MKGKAIIFSAPSGAGKTTIVHSLLDRIPSLRFSISATTRQRRPTEIDGRDYHFLSIQDFKNKLNSEELLEWEEVYSDTFYGTLKQEIERIWSEGNHVIFDVDVKGGKKLKKILADRAISIFVKVKNEKVLRDRLEMRNTESEEILNMRVNKAAEEMREEKHFDTVVLNEDLDEAIGEAEAIVKSFIYQ; encoded by the coding sequence ATGAAAGGAAAGGCTATCATTTTCTCAGCACCTTCAGGTGCCGGTAAAACCACAATAGTGCATAGCTTATTGGATAGAATTCCAAGTCTGAGATTCTCAATTTCTGCAACTACCAGACAAAGACGCCCCACAGAAATCGATGGTAGAGATTACCACTTCCTGTCTATTCAAGACTTCAAGAATAAACTAAATTCAGAAGAATTGCTTGAATGGGAAGAGGTGTACTCAGATACATTTTATGGTACATTAAAGCAGGAAATAGAAAGAATATGGTCTGAAGGGAATCATGTGATCTTCGATGTAGATGTAAAGGGAGGGAAGAAGCTGAAAAAAATTCTAGCTGATAGGGCGATATCGATTTTTGTAAAAGTCAAGAACGAAAAAGTATTGAGAGATAGGCTTGAGATGAGGAATACTGAGAGTGAAGAGATTCTAAATATGAGAGTAAACAAAGCTGCAGAAGAGATGAGGGAAGAAAAACATTTTGACACAGTAGTGCTTAATGAAGATCTTGATGAGGCAATAGGAGAGGCAGAAGCAATCGTGAAATCTTTTATTTATCAATGA
- the rsfS gene encoding ribosome silencing factor translates to MDQQVKKEVNSDILSEWVVEGMLDKKALDVVIMDLREIKHAIADYFVICSGNSDTQIDAISDSIEEQIHKNSGQNPWKREGRQNKEWILLDYVDVVAHVFNKEKRTFYGLEELWGDAKITHVEDN, encoded by the coding sequence GTGGATCAGCAGGTAAAGAAAGAGGTAAACTCTGATATATTAAGTGAGTGGGTTGTTGAGGGGATGCTGGATAAGAAAGCCCTTGATGTTGTAATAATGGACTTGCGTGAGATAAAGCATGCAATTGCCGATTACTTTGTCATCTGCAGTGGTAATTCTGATACTCAGATTGACGCGATTTCAGACTCAATAGAGGAACAAATTCATAAAAACTCTGGGCAGAATCCTTGGAAACGAGAGGGAAGACAAAACAAAGAGTGGATATTATTAGATTATGTAGATGTGGTAGCCCACGTTTTTAATAAAGAAAAGAGAACATTTTACGGATTGGAAGAGCTTTGGGGAGATGCGAAAATTACGCATGTAGAAGATAACTAA
- the ahcY gene encoding adenosylhomocysteinase, translating to MSVTTEKFKVKDIALADWGRKEIELAEAEMPGLIALREEYGKAKPLAGARIAGCLHMTIQTAVLIETLVELGADVTWSSCNIFSTQDHAAAAIAKAGVPVYAWKGMNDEEFDWCIEQTLFAFEDGKPLNMILDDGGDLTNLVLDKYPELVKDIRGLSEETTTGVHRLYERMKNGTLPMPAINVNDSVTKSKFDNKYGCKESLVDSIRRATDVMLAGKVAVVAGYGDVGKGSAASLSGAGVRVIVTEIDPICALQAAMDGFEVKKMSDSVSRADIIVTATGNKDIIKGEHFEKMKDKVIVCNIGHFDNEIDMAWMKKNHGDSHIEIKPQVDLYNVNGNDIIVLAEGRLVNLGCATGHPSFVMSNSFTNQTLAQLELWKNYENYDNAVYMLPKHLDEKVAALHLAKIGVELDSLSKDQADYIGVEVQGPFKPEYYRY from the coding sequence ATGAGTGTAACGACAGAAAAATTTAAAGTTAAAGATATTGCCCTTGCTGATTGGGGGAGAAAAGAAATCGAACTAGCTGAAGCTGAGATGCCAGGTTTGATTGCTCTACGTGAGGAATACGGCAAGGCCAAGCCTCTTGCAGGAGCAAGAATTGCAGGGTGTCTTCACATGACAATTCAAACAGCAGTTTTGATAGAAACATTAGTAGAATTAGGGGCTGATGTTACTTGGTCATCATGTAATATTTTTTCGACACAAGACCATGCCGCAGCTGCGATTGCAAAAGCAGGTGTTCCCGTTTATGCTTGGAAAGGCATGAATGATGAAGAGTTTGATTGGTGTATAGAGCAGACGCTTTTTGCTTTCGAAGACGGTAAACCTCTCAATATGATTCTGGATGACGGAGGTGATTTAACGAATTTAGTTTTAGATAAATATCCTGAGCTTGTTAAGGATATTAGAGGGCTATCAGAAGAAACTACAACAGGTGTTCATAGGCTTTATGAAAGAATGAAAAATGGAACACTTCCAATGCCTGCCATTAATGTGAATGACTCTGTAACCAAGTCAAAATTTGATAACAAATACGGTTGTAAAGAATCTTTAGTTGATTCAATAAGGAGAGCTACAGATGTAATGTTGGCAGGAAAAGTAGCTGTTGTCGCAGGATATGGAGATGTTGGTAAAGGATCGGCTGCATCTTTAAGTGGAGCTGGAGTAAGAGTAATTGTGACTGAAATTGATCCAATCTGTGCCTTGCAAGCTGCAATGGATGGTTTTGAAGTGAAGAAAATGTCTGATTCAGTTTCTAGAGCTGACATTATTGTAACGGCTACTGGAAATAAAGACATCATTAAAGGTGAACACTTTGAGAAAATGAAAGATAAAGTCATAGTGTGTAACATAGGTCACTTTGACAATGAAATTGATATGGCATGGATGAAGAAGAATCATGGTGATTCTCATATAGAAATCAAGCCGCAAGTTGATTTGTACAATGTAAATGGTAATGACATTATTGTATTGGCTGAAGGAAGATTAGTGAACTTAGGTTGTGCAACAGGCCATCCATCTTTTGTAATGTCAAACTCGTTTACCAATCAGACATTGGCACAGTTAGAGCTTTGGAAAAATTATGAAAATTATGATAACGCAGTATACATGCTTCCTAAGCATTTGGATGAAAAAGTAGCGGCACTTCACCTTGCTAAAATTGGTGTAGAGCTGGATTCATTATCGAAAGACCAAGCAGATTATATTGGAGTAGAAGTACAAGGACCATTTAAGCCAGAGTATTACAGGTATTGA
- the nadD gene encoding nicotinate (nicotinamide) nucleotide adenylyltransferase translates to MMEIGLFFGSFNPIHIGHMIIASLVKETTSVEEVWFVVSPQNPFKKNKKLLHEFDRLDMVNAAIEDDYKFRSSDIEFNMPRPSYTIDTLTLLQEKHPDKKFHLIIGEDNLQSFPKWKNYQKILEHFGLIVYPRPHTAPSDLIDQKSVKMIEAPEVDISATLIRKLLKEGKSIKYLVPDQVEEMIKVKGFYR, encoded by the coding sequence ATGATGGAGATAGGATTGTTTTTTGGATCATTCAATCCAATTCATATCGGACACATGATCATTGCTTCTCTGGTCAAAGAAACCACGAGTGTCGAAGAAGTGTGGTTTGTAGTTAGTCCGCAGAATCCATTTAAGAAAAACAAAAAGCTGTTGCACGAATTTGATAGACTAGATATGGTTAATGCTGCAATCGAGGATGACTACAAATTTCGGTCAAGTGATATTGAATTTAATATGCCTCGCCCTAGTTACACAATAGATACATTGACATTGCTTCAAGAAAAGCATCCGGATAAAAAATTCCACTTAATAATTGGAGAAGACAATCTTCAATCATTTCCTAAATGGAAAAACTATCAAAAGATTCTAGAACACTTTGGGTTGATTGTGTATCCGAGACCCCATACAGCACCAAGTGATCTCATTGATCAAAAATCAGTGAAAATGATTGAAGCTCCTGAAGTAGATATTTCCGCTACTCTCATTAGAAAGTTATTGAAGGAAGGCAAGTCTATTAAGTATCTTGTGCCAGATCAGGTAGAAGAAATGATTAAAGTGAAAGGTTTTTATCGATAA